TTATGTAAATACACAGcggaagttatttaaatccacaagaacaagaggctgcagcagcttgcTGACGTGCTCAATAAGatgttgaaataaaatgaaacatttcagtaaAGAACAGCAGTGTTTGGTCTGATGCAAAACAGTGTGTTAGACTTAAATCCTGCAGGGATGATGGGTTTTTGTTGACCCTGAAAGCCTTTTCTCTCAAAACCCCTGCCTCATTTAGCCTCCCCTTTACATGTTAAAGACCCCGAAAAGCTTCCAAAGTTTCATGCTGCGTTGATATTTCATGTCAGGGAAGAGAACGCGAGCAGCTACTGATCTGGTGAGAAACGCATGTTGTCTCAGGGGCCTTCCAGCTGCAAGCTGCAGTTGACAGTCATGTGTGATGGAGGAAATGGGAGCAACCGGGAGAAAACCCACgcacagggggaacatgcatACTCTGCACACTCTTCTCCCAAGCTTTCTACTGAACactacagtggaggaggaggagggggccaCAAAACCTGATCAGTTCATGTATGAGTAAATGTTTCTTATAAACAGACCAATGGAGATGCCATGGTAACGGGTGTGGGATTCTATTCTGGAGGATGTTGACTTGTGACATATTTAATAGATCAGTTTCTTCTATTATAGATGTCATCTCTCTCAATAACAAACTAATAATATGAAAAAagcttattatattatattatattatattatattatattatattatattatattatattatacaGTCCTGTCTGCTGTGATCTGCCTGGACTATATTCAGTGTGCCACCTCTCTTTTTACCACTATTGTACTTCTATCTGTACTCGGCTCCTCAGCTGCAGCACTAACCCAGTTTCATGCAGGGATAATTAAAGAATTATCTCACCATATCATAAGAGCTGTCGCAGCTAAGTCACCCGAAATGGGAGGTGAGCTTCACTAATAACTTCAATTAGAGACACCAGCATTTATGTTGCCTGTCATCCTCCAGTCGCTCCAGAACAAAAGCTACAACCACTTTGCTGCTATCTACTATCTGCTGGTGGAGCGGCTCAAGGCCCATCGCTGCAGCTTCCCCGTCGAACAAAGACTCGACGCCCGCCAGCGACGACCCAGCACCATCGCCGAGCAGACTGTCGTCAAGGTAACCAGCAGGGCATCAGGGCAACAAGGAGGGGTTTGGGGGGGGTCTGAATAATGTGTAAAGATGGCAATCCACGCCTCCCTGATCAAAGCGCCGTTATTCACACCTGCACCCAGGAACAAACGGACCGACGGCgccattcatgtgttcatccacGTCTTCCTGCAGTCTTCTCTTCACAGCCTTGATCTTAATGCATCTCCCTCAGTTACATTATTcattaaatttctttttttctcttctcatcaACACTCTGCAATTTCCCTTTCATTTCCCTTCTTATCTGGAGTCTGAATTTCTCGTCTTGCTTGAATTATCTTGTCAAACTCACCGCAGATCATTCCTTTTGTAATTACTTCATGATAGTCAGGGAAAATGTAAGGATTTGGAATGCAGTCGTTTGACAGCGTCTCtgttctccctccgtctctgcaGTCGACCAGTGGTTCGGCCCAGGTGGGTTTGCTCCCGCAGGGCGTTCGTCTGTTGCGCTCCCCCGCTGTGCCCCAAGCGTCCACCGATGCTTTCACCTTCTCGCAGACTGCATGTCCCCTGGAGCAGAGTTTCATGGTGGAGGATGTAAACACGCCCAAAGTAGGTCCTCGACTCGTAAAAAGACAATACTGCTTTGAGAGCAAGAGTGAATTCATGTTTTTCCCCAGTTTGTGTCCTCATGTTTGTCCTCCTCGCATTACTTTACACTCTCATgatccctcttcctcctcttcctcctctgttttttctctccccctcttcttTATATCCTTTTTGGGTACAGTTATTCCGGTCATTATCAGTTTTCACAAGTGTCACCCTGATGGGCTTGACAGTGATTAGCTTTGATAAGAAGCAAGTGCTCTTGCACgtatcagagtgtgtgtgtgtgtgtgtgtgtgtgtgtgtgcgtgtgtgcgtgtgtgcgtgtgtgcgtgtgtgcgtgtgtgcgtgcgtgcgtgcgtgcgtgcgtgtgcgtgtgcgtgcgcgtacGATCCAGACTCCTTTGAGGTTTTGAGCGTCAACCTGCCAGAATGCAGCTGACTTGTCCTCTTATGTAAGCCCTCAGCCAACGCTCTCATCAGACAGGACAGCTGCCCGTCCTGCAAGGTctctagacacacacacacacacacacacacatacaaacacacactgctctcctgttttttttctctgtttatccGTGCCAACCAGCGACCTTTTCCTCCAGGTCTGTTGTTGGACTTACCGCCTTTTACAGAACACAGACACTAATGCCTTCATAACACGGCCTTACACACCTGCagcgctacacacacacacacacacacacacacacacacacacaccaaacatgcAGTATCATTCCTCtggatttcttttctgttcCACCCCCACTCCTGGCTCCAATAAAGAATGATTTGCacaatgttttctgtgtgtgtgtgtgtgtgtgtgtgtgtgtgtgtgtgtgtgtctgtgtgtgcgcatgtgtgtctgtggtaagcagaacagagcagagactCAGGGTTTGTGTTATCTGCGTGAATGGAGTCTGGTTATGTAAGCGGTCCTGTGATGGTGATGTGACCTAATGCAGAGCTGAGTGAACACACAtggacaggaagctgctgcgCTGCCCCAGCGATCTCGCCGCCCAGACTTCCTATCTATCAGCCAACAGTtcgtcttttcttcttcaagcTTTTGGCGTTTTCGTGTCCTTCTGTTCTTTTGACTGTTTCCTTTCTTGTGCAGCTTGTTCTTTCTCATCTTTTCATCCGATGACTTCCCTCCTGACCTCGCACGCTCCTCTCTCCTTTTCACCACTTTTTCAGTGTACTTTTCCcctcttttcctctgtgtgtgtgtgtgtgtgtgtgtgtgtatgtgtgtgtgttgagtaaTAGCATTCCTATCTCGGTACATGACAGAAAGCAGATGGGGAATTGGGCAAAGTTGCGCTTTCGAGACCAGCACCAGGCTTCCCACTCACTCATGCAGATGATCCATGTGTATGTGTCAGTCACACAGCAGATTTAGTCAAAGCTCACTTCCTGGCCGCGCATTCCTTCATCCCCACActccacaccaacacacacacacacgcacatacaggCCTGCGAGctgtaacaaacacacacactcagagtatGAGACCAACTGTGGTGAGCGGGGGGCAAACAGAGGGAGGACAGTAACTAATTGAGCCCTGCTTCTCAGCATGGTGGTCCCCGTCTTGTATCCAAGGCTGCAAgcacaaaacattttctttgtgtgttcgAGACTCTGGATGACGTTTGTTTCAGGTTGTCTCGCTTGTTCATGTGTTCTGCTTTCTTCACTTTGCTCCAAGTTGTTCTTACCTCTTCCGTTCTCTCCTGTCCAGGTAAACGGCTgcctgctggaccccctgccTCCCACCACTGTCCTCCGCAAGTCTTCCACCTCGTCGCCTAGCAACATGATGGAGACATCGATTGATGAGGGCATAGAGACGGAGGAGCCCGACACGGAGGACGATCCCCCCCACCTGCTCTCGGCCTATCAAACGGCTCGGTTTGGCCAGAGGAGACACACCCTGTCTGAAGTCACTAATCAGCCGGGGACATCGAACCAAGGTACGAGGGTCCAGATCGCCCGACTGAAGggttagaaaaaaattaaaaaaaaaacaattgatcATTTGGATCAACCTGAAATATTTGCTCCGCAGGTAAATTGTTCACCCTGGGCCACAACCCCTCCATGGGCAGCGTGGACTCCGACATCGGCTACGACATGGGCTCCATGCACAGCGACCTCGGTCTGCTGGAGGATCCCCCCTCCCTCAGCGAAGTGGTACCAGCCAACAGCTCTGCCCCCGGCGTCGCCCCCACGCCTTTCCTGAGCACGCGGCCTGCCAACCCAGCGATGGCCGCCCTGACTTCCCAGCACAGAGAGACGCACAACCGGTCCCCCATCAGCTTCAGAGAAGGACGCCGCGCCTCCGACACCTCCCTCACCCAAGGTCAGAACCACCACCGTTAAATTCCGTCTTCTTTTTACTACGCGCTCATTGTTTTCTGCGGACGCCTGGAACGATCCGCTCGCACGCCCAAGGCCACTCTGCCACCTTGTGTTGTGTGACGCGGCGTGTTTCCTGGAGTGAGAGCTGCGAGATGAGAGGAGGCAGATTTTGTCGCCAACTATTTCCAGCGAAGGACAAATTCGCTGTGAAGGACAGCTGCGTGGTGTTTTGCAAATCTatagacttttgtttttttgttttttttaagtactaAACATCAGGATGTGTGATTGTAGAGAACAGTGATCTGTAGTTCGCCGTCCCTGCTTTAATATTTGAAGTTTAAAGAGAATGAGCCACAGATCAGCTTCTTCATTGACAAGTTGAAAGCAGTTTGTGTGCCTGTCACTTTGGTGTGAGACTGTTAAAACCACTGTGTCAGACGTCATGGAGgaatgcctgcacacacacagcaccgtGCTAAAATTTCAGCGAAGAGTGACAAAATACGAAGCTCTCACAATAGAGGTGTGGCTCTGTATTGTTGTGACTCAAGGCAAAGTGAATGAACAGAGGAGAAATCTGTTTTTGGAGACCTTATCAATTTTTGGAGTCGtgcaatatttaaaaataataaagaagaaaaaaagataagatTCACaaccaaagcaaaaaaaacagacagttctaaagaaaaaacaacaacactaaAAGCAGTTGTGTACGGTTCTGTTAATGAATTCACAAATCAGGAAATTTTGGGGAAACATTCAAATATGAGGATGATAGAAAAGAAGGATACAGTGAGGGATAATTTGAGAGAAACTGTGTTGACAGTTATACTCAAATTTGCAACTGAGCTGGCAGTggaggtgcattgtgggtaatgtagGTGGCAGGTTTTGACAGGAGAGAGGAATGTGTGGAATGAAAAAAAGCTGCTATCTTTGGAGGCTCCTGCATCCTTTTGGATTCGGTCCGTTGTGATGCTGACGTTGGTGTCGTGGAAGTGCGACTCTAAATCAGCGCGGCGCTCTCAAAAGACCATAATGCAATACAGAAAACTACAAGACGTTCTTGACATATCCTGTTGTTACTGTACTATTTCGGTTGCTCTGTCTGCACGGCTGAACGCAGTGAGTTGAGGCGCACCATTCAAACATCGCTGAAAGACATTTCTGCCACAATTGCTGTCTGAAGTGGATGTAGACGAGCCGGCTCGAGAGAAACgctttgaaaacacacatcagtcacaCATAAGTGTCAATTAAATGCCAGATCCGACACGTCTCCTCACACTCGATTGCTACAGGCTGCGGAGAGCTTAATGCAtcaagtgtgagtgtgtgtgtcgaaGACTCCTGGATCCACGGAGCGTTCAAGAAGTGGAGAAGATGAAGAGCTCATGACTCTGACATAACCAGCTgttcttcactcacacacatatacacacacacacacacacacacacgtatgcggATATCCATATATTCATACATACATGTAGCTTCCATATAAAACTGCCTCATTGCTACCTACTCAttttccccctccttttttcacacactttttttttctcttctcccccTCGCTCATCTTCTCCAGATTCTCTGACGACTACAACGGCGATGATTCACCTTGTGAATCACAAACAGATATTTGAAGGTTTCAGCCCAcatcatctctctctttctctctctctctctctctctctctctctctttctctctctctctcctcttcttcccccTTTTCTCGCcacctctctttttcttctttttctctcgtTCCCCTCCCTCTGTGCTGCTCAGTCCCCCTTCTTGcttgtgtttctcttttcaccGTTAACTCTGTGGCAGGCGGGATTTGTTTCTTCTCCACatcagagagaaagagcagcCAAAATATAAGAGAGAATGTTAAACAGCCTCTCGTTCTCTTCCCTTTACCGCCTCTTTATTCCAGACCCGCTGGTTGTAAATCACCTGCTCTTTAGCCAAATCGAACCTATAATTATAATTTGAAAATGTGCCTTTCGTTCCTGGCTCCACACCGACAGTCTGCACCGTGTCGCTCCCAGTTGGCATttgcagtttatttatttatttttcgtaATCCTCTTTGGAGAGTGTTGATGCGGTGGATTCTTTTGCGTCAGACCGCTGACTCCGGTTTTAAATAACTCCCACCATCACAGTGAGTCAAGTCCTATCGTTCACAGCCACGGCTCGCCACCACTGGATGGGTCTTATCAGAGCTGCTCAcggtggcacacacacacacacacacacacacacacacacacacacacacacacacacacacacacacacacacacacacacacacacacacacacacacacacacagcagctgatgaCGTACATCCAGGCACATTGTCAGAAGGGCCGATGAATGGTGCGAACGGGTCAACCGACCTGCTGTCGTCAGCAAGAACTAATCCTGACGGTGTGAGAGGATCGAGCTTTTGACTTCCTGTTATGAAAGCAAAAGTCATTTTATTGATCGGCCTCAGGAATCAATGGTGACCCTGTTTTGTGagaatatatttgtgtgtgtgtgtgtgtgtgtgtgtgtgctctcaggTCTGGTCGCGTTTCGCCAGCACCTCCAGAACTTGGCGAGGACCAAAGGCATCCTGGAGCTGAATAAAGTCCAGATGCTCGTGGAGCAGATGGGCTCCGGGGATGGGGCCACCATGGGCCCCCTGGGACCACAGCACCACTTGCACAATCTCCTCGAGGTTAGTCCTGCTGCTcaatcatacacacacacacacacacacacacagacacacactctgtgtgatCTCAGTCTTTTCCCAGACCCGTTCAGTCCCCTCTCTACTGTCCTGACCCCATGATGCCTggaaggggggaaaaagtgGCACCCGGGCTGTTGTGTAACCCCGCGAGAGGCGGCCAACTGTGGGTGTTGACTGTCTCCCGTCCCCCAGGGGCCTGCAGCATGGGCGACAGTGAATGCACCCATTGTTTTCTCGGTCAGAATTGCCCACGATAGTGACTGAAAGTGcagtaacacaaaaaaaaaaaggcaagcgGCCACGTACACAAAGTGACGCCCAGAGCGGCGCGTCACAAGACACCCATTTGAGGACAGATCTGCAGGCTTCCCTGTGAAATCAAAgactaaacaaacacacagcatgaATTATGAAAACAGAAAGGACACGTTGTTTTTCCCTCACATTGCAGTAAAGCGGCTCCTCGCTGGTTCCAGTGCTCGAACCCCATCACGCTTTTAATTTGCCTTCATTTCATTTACCTAATCTGTAATCCCTATGGTACATGTCATTGAGTGAAAGGCATCTGGCTGATCACAGCGCAGGCATTTGGGCAGGAGACGGCAGAGATAATTCAGTTAGAGAACAAGACGAAGCACCCAGACCCTGACGCAGCCTTATTAAGCGACAGCGGTGGAGATCTGAGCCCTTGAGCATTTGTGGACAAGCATGTGTGCGTAAGCATCCCCGCTCCCATAACGCTGTATGTTTTTAATTGAAGGGTGAGGCATGCAAGCAGCAGGAGGGCCTAGCTTTATACCCAGGCGGGCCGCAGCCGCCTCTCCTTTCCCGCAGACAGAGCTTGGAGACTCAGTACCTCACTCACAGGCTGCAGGTACAGTGTGCTACCCACTCATCCCCACTTTATTCACTGATCAAGTGTGAGTTTAGAACTCCTGTAGCTTTGCATAAGCTTAAGTCCTTTAGTTTAGATGAAGAAATGATTGAGTGAGTTTGTAATCATCCTGATGGGTCATTAGTGACGCTCTCTCTTCTGCCCAGAAGGCCAACGTCTTGGCTAACAGTCCCGCTAGCTGCCAGCTTTTCTGTAAAGAGACTCCTCGAAGTTTAgagcaacagctgcaggagcacaggTAAAACATGCTGCACATCAATGCTTATTTTTTGCCTCTTCTTCAttatttgtgatgttttgtttttgtttttttcagttttgttcacGTCACTGCTTAATAATTCAGAATGCAATCACATCCACACTCTGTTTCCCAACACATGTACAAACCACGGGTTCAAAGAGATCACAAGACTCACTGaaccaacttttctttttttttttgtggatcaAGAAAAGAAGGCAATATGTTGCTGAACAGATTATATAATAcattcatttgaatgttttgatgagggcttttttaaaaaaacatttttatgtaaCCATGAAATCTTGCATTTGGCCTGTCAATAAACGAAACAGTAACTTACTCATATTGagaaaaaactcacaaaatctGCATTGGCTTGACAGATTTCAGAATCCcgtttagaaaaaacaaaaatctcaaATTTATCAACACGAGTGTGCAGTATTGATCCACATTAAACACGTGTTGTTTTCCACTGCGGAGAAACACTCATGTGCTGGTACACAAAGGACCACACAAAGCAATCAACAAAAgtttgctttaattttttaatgctttgtaAAACAGTGTAGTTGAGGACAAGCAGAACTCCTCCCAGGAGAGACGTTTTTTCACCATGAAGCTCCATAAACTCCTCAGTCAGACAGCGGCGTTACTAAAAATGTTTCTCTCACAGAAGATTTAGCAAAGATGTCTCTTCAGTCATGCACGGCGATTTGAGATTGGCAATATTCAGTCACACGCTGCGCAGCAACACTGAACCCCACGTTCTAAAGTCAGTTACCAGAACTCAAAGAGAGACGAAGCATTTGTTTCCGTTTTTGTAACACGTATTGTGCTTTTTATCATAGGAAGTGATGACAAGTGTCTTTTCAGGAGgaagcaagattttttttttcttgaatgatAATTTTGGTCAGTTCATACAAttcacagatttaaaaaaagattacacTGGAGTTCTTCAACCACGATATGTAGCTGATTTATAATAGAAAATGACAATAATAGGCTATAAGAagctgatatttttcttttttcctttgtatttttttgcacACAGAAGCTCGTAGTTGAGATTGAAGGTTTGTGCCTTGCTCTAAGTGTGTGCCGCTGCTcccccctcagactgaaccagaagAGGATGTACCTGCAGCAGTCGCAGGGCCTGGGCCTGCAGGCCTACTTCAACCAGATGCAGATAGCTGAAGGATCCTACCCGACAGGAAACCCGGCTCTGGACCCATCGGCGCCGCAGAGCCCCCCTCAGGGCCCCCCCCTGCCGGCCGGCCACCAGCCTCAGCCCCAGCAGCCGGGCAGTCCTCAGGCCTCCCCGCCCTTCGGCCACGGCCTGAGCCCGCTGATGGAGCCGAGCGAGGGCCTGGTCTACGACCCCTACATGAGCCATCACCACTACGCCCAGCACCTGCCTGCCGGgcctcacctccaccaccaaCTCCACCACCCCCAGCCTCACGAGGCCTCCGCCGCCAGCCTGGGCTACAGCTACCCTGCGGGATGTGACCAGCAGGTGCTGGGCCCCCCCGCCGAGCAGTACGACTTCTCTCTGGACCCCGCCTCGCTGCCCCACGCCGCCGCGGGAGACGCCGTAGCCGGGGTCCTGGGCGGACCGGGGCAGCCGGACGGCCTGGTCCTGCCCGAGCTGCAGGGCTCCCTCCTGGACAGTGAGATGATGGAGACGGTGGACTCGCAGCACGGCTTCGTACTGGTCAACTGAAGCCGGCCGAGAGCTCGACAGCGTTCAGTATTAAGCAACGAGAACCTTCACAGCATTAAGAGCAGAGAGGACGGAGATGGACGGAGGCCCTACGCGTAGCAACAGGGAAGGAAGTGtccatttctctttttgtaCAACTAATACAAACTTGATCTCCTAGTTGTGACGAACCTCAAACTTTCTACCAAAACTCTTCCTTTAGCCTACCTCCCTTTCTCCCTCGACTCCTCTGTTCTCGTCGTCGCCGTCGGCCTCGCCGGGCTGGAGCAGGTCCGACTCGTGGCGCAGCGTCACCTCGGGTCTTCGGCGAGGCCGCTGAGCCACCTTGTGAAGACTGCGCCGTGTCGCGCCGGTGGTGGTGAGAGAGCGGAGCGGAGGCCGGCGCCGCCTCCGCCGCGTCTCACCTGCACGTGGTTTGAAACCGAACTCGTTTGGGA
The sequence above is a segment of the Salarias fasciatus chromosome 14, fSalaFa1.1, whole genome shotgun sequence genome. Coding sequences within it:
- the sik2b gene encoding serine/threonine-protein kinase SIK2 isoform X2, which translates into the protein MVMADSVQKPQIRGPVRVGFYDIERTLGKGNFAVVKLARHRITKTEVAIKIIDKTQLDAVNLEKIYREVQIMKMLDHPHIIKLYQVMETKNMLYLVTEYAKNGEIFDYLAKHGRLSELEARRKFWQILSAVEYCHNRNIVHRDLKAENLLLDGHMNIKIADFGFGNFFQPGEPLATWCGSPPYAAPEVFEGQQYEGPQLDIWSMGVVLYVLVCGALPFDGPTLPVLRQRVLEGRFRIPYFMTEDCEHLIRRMLVLDPSKRLSVAQIKEHKWMALDVPVQRPVLYQQPLSAEGEAGVGEYSEQVLRLMHSLGIDQRKTIESLQNKSYNHFAAIYYLLVERLKAHRCSFPVEQRLDARQRRPSTIAEQTVVKSTSGSAQVGLLPQGVRLLRSPAVPQASTDAFTFSQTACPLEQSFMVEDVNTPKVNGCLLDPLPPTTVLRKSSTSSPSNMMETSIDEGIETEEPDTEDDPPHLLSAYQTARFGQRRHTLSEVTNQPGTSNQGKLFTLGHNPSMGSVDSDIGYDMGSMHSDLGLLEDPPSLSEVVPANSSAPGVAPTPFLSTRPANPAMAALTSQHRETHNRSPISFREGRRASDTSLTQGLVAFRQHLQNLARTKGILELNKVQMLVEQMGSGDGATMGPLGPQHHLHNLLEGEACKQQEGLALYPGGPQPPLLSRRQSLETQYLTHRLQANVLANSPASCQLFCKETPRSLEQQLQEHRLNQKRMYLQQSQGLGLQAYFNQMQIAEGSYPTGNPALDPSAPQSPPQGPPLPAGHQPQPQQPGSPQASPPFGHGLSPLMEPSEGLVYDPYMSHHHYAQHLPAGPHLHHQLHHPQPHEASAASLGYSYPAGCDQQVLGPPAEQYDFSLDPASLPHAAAGDAVAGVLGGPGQPDGLVLPELQGSLLDSEMMETVDSQHGFVLVN
- the sik2b gene encoding serine/threonine-protein kinase SIK2 isoform X1 produces the protein MVMADSVQKPQIRGPVRVGFYDIERTLGKGNFAVVKLARHRITKTEVAIKIIDKTQLDAVNLEKIYREVQIMKMLDHPHIIKLYQVMETKNMLYLVTEYAKNGEIFDYLAKHGRLSELEARRKFWQILSAVEYCHNRNIVHRDLKAENLLLDGHMNIKIADFGFGNFFQPGEPLATWCGSPPYAAPEVFEGQQYEGPQLDIWSMGVVLYVLVCGALPFDGPTLPVLRQRVLEGRFRIPYFMTEDCEHLIRRMLVLDPSKRLSVAQIKEHKWMALDVPVQRPVLYQQPLSAEGEAGVGEYSEQVLRLMHSLGIDQRKTIESLQNKSYNHFAAIYYLLVERLKAHRCSFPVEQRLDARQRRPSTIAEQTVVKSTSGSAQVGLLPQGVRLLRSPAVPQASTDAFTFSQTACPLEQSFMVEDVNTPKVNGCLLDPLPPTTVLRKSSTSSPSNMMETSIDEGIETEEPDTEDDPPHLLSAYQTARFGQRRHTLSEVTNQPGTSNQGKLFTLGHNPSMGSVDSDIGYDMGSMHSDLGLLEDPPSLSEVVPANSSAPGVAPTPFLSTRPANPAMAALTSQHRETHNRSPISFREGRRASDTSLTQGLVAFRQHLQNLARTKGILELNKVQMLVEQMGSGDGATMGPLGPQHHLHNLLEGEACKQQEGLALYPGGPQPPLLSRRQSLETQYLTHRLQKANVLANSPASCQLFCKETPRSLEQQLQEHRLNQKRMYLQQSQGLGLQAYFNQMQIAEGSYPTGNPALDPSAPQSPPQGPPLPAGHQPQPQQPGSPQASPPFGHGLSPLMEPSEGLVYDPYMSHHHYAQHLPAGPHLHHQLHHPQPHEASAASLGYSYPAGCDQQVLGPPAEQYDFSLDPASLPHAAAGDAVAGVLGGPGQPDGLVLPELQGSLLDSEMMETVDSQHGFVLVN